ggcagaaccggccctggctacatttcaggagtagtttgttttatgtatgtatgtacttgcatagatgtgtacttggtcttccaatatggcgcctaacaaaatctcgcggcgcggtgacgtcatgcggtagccctctatagggcctgactagcctttggtaacacactaaacaaattatctttcatttttggcactttttcttttgtgtagatgggaagacatactgagaatccaaatcgccaacatttgaaataattgttttgaattatttcttgtcttatttaatgaaggttgtaatagaattagcctacatttggcttaagctggatgagacagaaacataattttatagccatttgttaaacagctgacagggaacgtaattaaccgttccgggaacgaaatttttttgttctaaccggttcgagaacgtctatttaatggtggaacccaaaaccagaaacgttaaaattccgtttctgttcggaacgaaccaatagcaaaaaaaattctggttcaaagccctggttaccagtccaggctggtggaggtggtgtaatggtgtggggaatgttttcttggcacaatcTGAGCCATTAACACCAATCAATCATGACTTGAATGCCATAGCCTGTTTGAGTATTGTTGCTATGTTACTATGGCTACAATTTACCATCTTCGAATGACTACGTacatccagcatgataatgcgccatgtcacaaagcaaaattcCTTTCatactggtttcatgaacataatGAGATCCATGTTCTTCAGTCGCCTTCCCAGTCATGgatctgaatccagtagaacaCTTTTGGGACGCGGTAAAACGggagattcacagcatgaaaATGAATCTGGAAATCTGCAGGAATAGCGTGATGTAGTCATATCCACATGGACCAGAATTTCAAAGGAATATTTCCAActtcttgtggaatccatgccatgaagaaatGAAGATGTTTTCAGAGCAAAGGGAGGTCCTACGCAGAATTAGCacagtgctcctaataaagtgtttGGAGAGTTCGAAAAGTGATGATTTACTGAGGAGTAAAATGCATTAAGCAAAGCATGTGAATGTTATATACATGTTCATTCTCCTACTTTTATTCTCCAGTCTTGTTATACTCATATATACACATCGTCTAACACATCAGCTGTGGTTAGATCTACTCAAGCTCtcctttatgttaaaactgtaaacttTATTATAGTAGATATATTTTTCAGTGGGTTCCTGGGGAACGTATACAAACTCCTTTGTCTTTTGCACAATTTATTGTGTGatagattttatttaaaatggtTTAAATGGACATTTCTGGCCATCAATCTACTCACAACATTCAAAGTTTTCAAAAATCAAAAGCTGCAATCTCATTCAGACACAGACGAATATCATAATTCCAATGAAAGACCGTGCCTATTGATAACGTGTCCAAAAACTAGCATGTATATGATAAAAATGAGTAATAATGTCTCAATCGTCCTCTGAAATGCTCTGACTGTTATCGTCTCATTAATTACAATTATGAAGCAATGACTCTCAAGAAACCATAAGAAATACTGCATAGTGTAAGTATTTATTAGAGGACAGTTAAATGTTACATGTGCGTCAAACCACTTCATTTAATTCCTGAGTCATTAACTGAGACCAAACATGAAGATGGAACAGACAGTGATACTGAAGACTTAAAAACACCAGGTGGCGCTGTCACACTGAGAATGTGTTAATTGTACAAGTAAGTAATTACAAAGTGCTTCTTTTTTTGTTAAGAACAGAAACAGTGATGATAAAATGTGGTGAGTATATCAGGTTAGTCTTCTGTGTGGAAATCCCGTCTAACGCTGAGATTCAGAGTTTTGCTGTTAAAGTGGCTTTGTTTTTAAGATCCACTTTTCGCATGTGAGAGTTGACCCAAGGGGCCTTAGGATCCACGCAGACTTTCCTTTGGCTGTTCTGTTCTTTATTTAGAGTCTGAAAGCTGTGACACAAGAAGAGGGACACAAGGATGCTGGATTAATACACGATAATATATTGtcaaatactgtatatatataatgtatatacgaTATGATACTCACACAATGGCGTCTATGGGGCAGTTGCTGTTGTTGATCCGCCAATAGGTCACAATGTTGTTTAGAGGAACCTTTGTTCTAGTTGTGGTTGAACAGCATTCAGTCTTGTAGTCAAAACCGCGAACtgatagaagaaaaacaaaaaaacattgttttAGTTCTGGaaagagattattattattattattattattattattaataataatcatcatcatcatcatccttttaCCTACAAGACGATACAGATATGTTCACACTGGTCTATATGAAGATTTAATTCTCACCACTAAACACCCGATGAAGAGAGCAGAGCAACAGGAGAAGCAGCAGCAGAGCCGTCAGGTTCCTCATTCTCAATCAGAACGTCTGATTTCACACAGAGACGGACCGGAGTGAGAGTTCGAGATCCAGGAGAGAGGAGTCGAGTGCTGGATGAGTGAGCTGCTCTCCATCTTATATATCGACTGAGCGAGCAAGATCTGTGCGTTAGGGATTTTTTTCTGATGTTTCTCAGTAGCGAGCCTCCTAACTTCCTTCCTCTTTGCCCTGAACATTATTCAAGGTTTTCACTTTTTGTAGACTTTTCTGAGAATGTTTCCACATGATGAGCTCCTAATCATTTCAACAGATAGACTGAGAGATAGAAATGCATATTTtggaatcattaatttaattagcACACAtgtaaacacaaacaaaacagatAGCTAATCAGTGGTTTGGCTCATTGTTTTGAGAGATAATGATGTTATTTTAAGAAGTAAATTGTATTTCAAGCTCTTTTAAAGCTTGAAATCTTtttaaagaaggttctgggttcggagcccagcagccagcgggggcccttctgtgtggagtttgcatgttctccccgtgtcagtgtgggtttcctttggctgctccggtttcccccacagtttaaagacagttTAAAGTTGCCAAGATTCCAATCGAAAACGAGCGACTGTATTTCCCCACTCTGCCATCTTGAAACTGCCATGTTTGACGTAGCTcatatgttagtcaccaatcctccctccaaattatttaacacagcacatCCCCTGACGCAGTACACCACTccagccaacttccaggtttgttttgtctttattaaaatgctaagcttaaattatgtctcatctcattatctctagccgctttatcctgttctacagggtcgcaggcaagctggagcctatcccagctgactacgggcgaaaggtggggtacaccctggacaagtcgccaggtcatcacagggctgacacatagacacagacaaccattcacactcacattcacggtcaatttagagtcaccagttaacctaacctgcatgt
The Neoarius graeffei isolate fNeoGra1 chromosome 8, fNeoGra1.pri, whole genome shotgun sequence genome window above contains:
- the LOC132890273 gene encoding monocyte chemotactic protein 1B-like, with product MRNLTALLLLLLLLCSLHRVFSVRGFDYKTECCSTTTRTKVPLNNIVTYWRINNSNCPIDAIVFQTLNKEQNSQRKVCVDPKAPWVNSHMRKVDLKNKATLTAKL